Proteins encoded within one genomic window of Synechococcus sp. PCC 7335:
- a CDS encoding Uma2 family endonuclease yields the protein MATLQLRQIRVPEGQTVEIQDVSWSEFKTILQELGENRNTRIAYSEGTLTIVAPMPAHEFAKVCIGDFVKVVLEELDRDYVSLGSTTFKNDRMSKAVEPDDCFYIRNYGRVLGKARLDLGVDPPPELAIEIDVTSKTQLQAYAGLGVEELWRYDDKQLRIDVLVDGKYVEVEQSPSFPAWLTREVIEQFVRRAQVVSQGKAKKEFRQWVMDRINE from the coding sequence ATGGCTACGTTACAACTGCGACAAATCAGGGTACCTGAGGGGCAGACAGTTGAAATTCAGGATGTCAGTTGGTCTGAATTTAAGACGATTTTGCAGGAACTCGGTGAGAATCGGAATACTCGTATTGCCTACAGCGAGGGGACGTTAACTATTGTGGCACCAATGCCTGCGCATGAGTTTGCCAAAGTTTGCATTGGTGATTTCGTCAAAGTCGTACTAGAAGAGCTGGACAGAGACTATGTTTCTCTGGGATCTACCACGTTCAAAAATGACCGTATGAGTAAGGCCGTTGAGCCTGATGACTGCTTTTATATTCGGAACTACGGAAGGGTGTTGGGCAAGGCAAGACTAGATCTAGGTGTCGACCCACCTCCAGAGCTAGCAATTGAAATTGACGTAACTTCTAAAACGCAGTTGCAGGCTTATGCGGGACTAGGCGTAGAAGAGCTGTGGCGGTATGACGATAAGCAACTAAGAATAGATGTTTTGGTCGATGGAAAGTATGTAGAGGTGGAACAAAGTCCTTCTTTTCCAGCTTGGCTTACTAGGGAAGTGATTGAGCAATTTGTACGGCGTGCTCAGGTTGTGAGTCAAGGAAAAGCAAAGAAGGAGTTTCGGCAGTGGGTGATGGATAGGATCAATGAATAA
- the mug gene encoding G/U mismatch-specific DNA glycosylase, translated as MPRPTKAEVAACHGQTMPDIIAPNLDVLFCGINPSLYSVAIGHHFGRPGNRFWKALHKAGFTDRLYDPSEDASLLELGYGITNMAPRATARADELSKAEIRAGRQLLADKIQTYRPKCIAFLGITAYRLAFSMPKAKVGPQPDWKDTQIWALPNPSGLNAHYQVDDLAEVYSWALAAVEQ; from the coding sequence ATGCCCCGCCCGACAAAAGCCGAAGTCGCCGCCTGCCATGGCCAAACCATGCCAGACATCATCGCGCCCAATCTCGATGTGCTCTTCTGCGGCATCAATCCCAGCCTCTACTCAGTCGCCATCGGCCATCATTTCGGCAGACCCGGCAACCGCTTTTGGAAGGCCCTTCACAAAGCTGGATTTACCGATAGGCTTTATGACCCCAGCGAAGATGCTTCACTATTAGAGCTGGGCTACGGTATTACCAACATGGCCCCTCGTGCCACAGCTCGCGCTGACGAACTTAGCAAGGCTGAAATCAGAGCAGGTCGTCAGCTACTGGCAGATAAGATTCAAACCTACCGGCCAAAGTGTATTGCATTCTTAGGTATTACAGCCTATCGCCTTGCCTTTAGCATGCCTAAAGCCAAGGTTGGACCACAGCCTGATTGGAAAGATACACAGATCTGGGCGTTGCCTAATCCGAGTGGGCTCAACGCTCACTATCAGGTGGACGACCTCGCAGAAGTCTATAGTTGGGCGCTCGCTGCTGTAGAACAATAA